In the Chaetodon trifascialis isolate fChaTrf1 chromosome 12, fChaTrf1.hap1, whole genome shotgun sequence genome, attaaaaaaaactcttcttctcttcccttttctGTCATGGAGTCAAAGTTAAACGTAGATCAGGTGAGTTTTCCCTTTAAGTCGACAGTTatggaggaaatgatgtcaTAGTGCTCCTCATCAGGGCTGCTGGGGATGATGGGGGAGCGATGCTCAGGCAACTTCTCCAGGAGGAACTGAGGAGatcagaaaaacagtgaaaggtattaaaatactgttttattcTCAGTGGAAAGAACAAGAACGAGTCATCAGTGCATGAAGGACACATCAGACCGGCTCTCCTGCACAGCTCTGGGATCAGATGCTCATCTCCGCTGAAAGTCATACTAATGACGAAGCTAACactctttttatctttttttttatctctgtgGTGAcgtcaggtcacatgaccttgTCTATGATTGGTTTTACTCTTGATGGGCCCTCgatcgccccctggtggccgCCTGCGGCCTACGACATGAACTCCAGACGGACATTCgccaaacaaaagaaacaaatactCCCAAAGGTTCTGTTGTTTTATGGCTTCTCATCACGCTGATGTTCAAGCGCTCATATCTCTGAACGGTTTGCTTCTAATCAGTTATAGGATGCTATAAATGGCGGTGTGATgtcatgactgacagctgaggcCTGATCGTGACAGCGCGGTGAGTGTGCTGATGCTCACATCGCGTGGGATCGTCAACGGGGGCTGCAGACACTTCTTGATCCTCTTGTGCTGGAAAAGGAGGACGTACACCCCCGCGGGGATCAGCACGATCACGGCGAGGACGACCACCACGGACGCTGCAATCTTCACCTGCTTCGTGTCTTTTTTTGGGAAATGcaacgtgtacacacacacacacacacacacacagacacacacacacacacacacacacacacattataataCATGATCCTGTTTGCAGTTGCAGTTTTGTGGAAACGTCGGCTGGAAGACGAACTTGCTCTTACCTGACTCGGGGATGAGTATGCAGCGATTGCACCTGGGCAGTCCAATGGACACCCCTAAGTAAATGTACTGCACCCTGGTACAGTAACGCTGTCCCTCCTGCAGTCCATGGAGGGACACTGTAGAGACATTGTCCTCATAGTGCTGCAGAGGAGTGGAAGGTGTTTGGATTAATGTCTATCACGGACACACAGAAGGCTGATATTTCCTGTCGAAACAAAGGACTGGTAACACTGGACAGACTGGAAGCATCTAGGCAAACACCTGCTGAGTACCAGCTACCAGCGCCTTGACACGTAAAACCAGAAGACGTgtctcacctccagcagctccccCTCCCTGCCGTAGAAAACCCTGTGTTTGGCGTTGTCGGCGTGCTCCTCGGCCAGACGGTGGTTCTTGCTCAGGTGTACGGTGAGAGAGCCGGGCCGTGCAGTCAGGTTGAACTCAGGAGTGCACAAGTCACCTGGAAGAGCACAACAAAGACAGTCagtcacctgctgcaggtgtgagCTCTCACATGTTCACAAACAAGCTTCAGACTGAAAACGAGTCTAAAATGCGTCAACTTCAACCTTCAACTTCAAATCGATCTGTAACAATGGTTCCTGTGGAGTCAGGAGCTCGCTGTGGTTTTACGAGGCCTGTGACACGTCACGCCGTGTGGTTCACACCGTGGTTAGACTGGTTAACACCTACAACCTGTTTTTAGACGCAGAGGTGTGCAGCAGCTAGCAGGCTACCGCAAAGAGTAAGCAAAAGTCATATGGTTCAGAGTCTGAACTCAGTCATTTCCTGACTGTCAGAGTGTTGGGGTTTTTATTGGGGGTCTTTGTGTGTAAGCACGAGCACCTCAGTATCAAAACCTGACCACATTTAGAGCTCCTACCGGACGACACACAAACTGAAGCACTGCCACAACGAGCGGCGGCTCTGTTTGCAGGTCTCTCACCATGTCCGCTGCAGGCCTTGACGGGCGCCGAGCTCAGCCCCCGTCGCTCCGCTCGCACTCGCAGCATCACGCAGCCGTGCTCGTCCATCGCTTTGGTGAACAAGACGTCACAGGAATGGGAAGGTATCTGCACGCAGGCGGGTACGTTTATCCACTTGGTGTCAAAGCTGAGGGCgaggagcagaaagagcaggagaTTTAGAGCAGGACAAAGAATAATTCATGGAAACAGACTGCTTCATGGCGGACGGCAGAGCTCACCGGCTGTACTGAACGGTGAAGGTGGTATTTGTCTCCTCGGCGCCGGGGGTCCACGTCAGCAGCCATTTATCAACGCGCACGTTCTGTGGCGGTGCGGGCGGCGCCTCAGACAGTCCTGGGACAGATGGGAATGGATGTGGACAGATCAGCAGGTGAGACTTCactcacatcatcatcagacatCACTGCTGTTATTTGATCCAGTCAGATGCTTTCAGGTGCATTTCTGTTTAGGTTTGACCATTTCCAAACCA is a window encoding:
- the ifngr2 gene encoding interferon gamma receptor 2 — encoded protein: MSSGTPRTLRNDAFTMFFIALFFLFIVQGLSEAPPAPPQNVRVDKWLLTWTPGAEETNTTFTVQYSRFDTKWINVPACVQIPSHSCDVLFTKAMDEHGCVMLRVRAERRGLSSAPVKACSGHGDLCTPEFNLTARPGSLTVHLSKNHRLAEEHADNAKHRVFYGREGELLEHYEDNVSTVSLHGLQEGQRYCTRVQYIYLGVSIGLPRCNRCILIPESDTKQVKIAASVVVVLAVIVLIPAGVYVLLFQHKRIKKCLQPPLTIPRDFLLEKLPEHRSPIIPSSPDEEHYDIISSITVDLKGKLT